One stretch of Streptomyces sp. 135 DNA includes these proteins:
- a CDS encoding aspartate aminotransferase family protein has protein sequence MGNPIAVSKDLSQTAYDHLWMHFTRMSSYENAPVPTIVRGEGTYIYDDKGKKYLDGLSGLFVVNAGHGRHELAETAYKQAQELAFFPVWSYAHPKAVELAERLADYAPGDLNKVFFTTGGGEAVETAWKLAKQYHKLTGNHTKYKVISRAVAYHGTPQGALSITGLPALKAPFEPLVPGAHKVPNTNIYRAPIHGDDPEAFGRWAADQIEQEILFEGPETVAAVFLEPVQNAGGCFPPPPGYFQRVREICDKYDVLLVSDEVICAFGRLGTMFACDKFGYVPDMITCAKGMTSGYSPIGACIISDKIAEPFYKGDNTFLHGYTFGGHPVSAAVGIANLDIFEKEGLNQHVLDNEDAFYQTLRKLHDLPIVGDVRGNGFFYGIELVKDKATKETFNDEETERVLYGFLSKALYDNGLYCRADDRGDPVVQLAPPLISTQETFDEIEGILRQVLTEAWTKL, from the coding sequence GTGGGGAACCCGATAGCCGTGAGCAAGGACCTCAGCCAGACCGCCTACGACCACCTGTGGATGCACTTCACCCGCATGTCGTCGTACGAGAACGCGCCCGTTCCCACCATCGTGCGTGGCGAGGGCACCTACATCTACGACGACAAGGGCAAGAAGTACCTTGACGGCCTCTCCGGCCTCTTCGTCGTCAACGCGGGACACGGCCGTCACGAACTCGCCGAGACCGCCTACAAGCAGGCACAGGAGCTCGCCTTCTTCCCGGTGTGGTCCTACGCCCACCCGAAGGCCGTCGAGCTGGCGGAGCGCCTGGCCGACTACGCGCCCGGCGACCTCAACAAGGTCTTCTTCACCACCGGTGGCGGCGAGGCCGTCGAGACCGCGTGGAAGCTGGCGAAGCAGTACCACAAGCTCACCGGCAACCACACGAAGTACAAGGTCATCTCGCGCGCGGTCGCCTACCACGGCACCCCGCAGGGCGCCCTGTCCATCACCGGTCTGCCGGCGCTCAAGGCCCCCTTCGAGCCGCTGGTCCCCGGCGCGCACAAGGTGCCGAACACCAACATCTACCGCGCCCCGATCCACGGCGATGACCCCGAGGCCTTCGGCCGCTGGGCCGCCGACCAGATCGAGCAGGAGATCCTCTTCGAGGGCCCGGAGACGGTCGCCGCCGTCTTCCTCGAGCCGGTGCAGAACGCGGGCGGCTGCTTCCCGCCCCCGCCCGGCTACTTCCAGCGCGTGCGCGAGATCTGCGACAAGTACGACGTGCTGCTCGTCTCGGACGAGGTCATCTGCGCCTTCGGCCGCCTCGGCACGATGTTCGCCTGCGACAAGTTCGGCTACGTCCCGGACATGATCACCTGCGCCAAGGGCATGACCTCGGGCTACTCCCCGATCGGCGCGTGCATCATCTCGGACAAGATCGCCGAGCCGTTCTACAAGGGTGACAACACCTTCCTGCACGGCTACACCTTCGGCGGCCACCCGGTGTCGGCCGCGGTCGGCATCGCCAACCTCGACATCTTCGAGAAGGAGGGCCTGAACCAGCACGTCCTGGACAACGAGGACGCGTTCTACCAGACCCTGCGCAAGCTGCACGACCTGCCGATCGTCGGCGACGTCCGCGGCAACGGCTTCTTCTACGGCATCGAGCTGGTGAAGGACAAGGCCACCAAGGAGACGTTCAACGACGAGGAGACCGAGCGCGTCCTGTACGGCTTCCTCTCCAAGGCGCTGTACGACAACGGCCTGTACTGCCGTGCCGACGACCGCGGCGACCCGGTCGTCCAGCTGGCGCCGCCGCTGATCTCCACCCAGGAGACCTTCGACGAGATCGAGGGCATCCTGCGGCAGGTGCTCACGGAGGCGTGGACGAAGCTCTGA
- a CDS encoding Lrp/AsnC family transcriptional regulator, whose product MHSEVVASRSADPSNPRSSRTGNPGGSGSGNGTPPVDAVSLAIIEQLQEDGRRPYAAIGKAVGLSEAAVRQRVQKLLDQGVMQIVAVTDPLTVGFRRQAMVGINVEGDVDPVADAVAAMPEAEYVVMTAGSHDLLVEIVCEDDDHLLDVINKRIRALPGVRSTESFVYLKLKKQTYMWGTR is encoded by the coding sequence GTGCACAGTGAGGTCGTGGCCAGTCGCAGCGCAGACCCCAGTAACCCCCGCAGCTCCCGCACCGGCAATCCGGGCGGCAGCGGCAGTGGGAACGGCACCCCTCCCGTGGACGCCGTCTCTCTGGCGATCATCGAGCAGCTCCAGGAGGACGGACGCCGTCCGTACGCCGCCATCGGCAAGGCCGTGGGCCTCTCCGAGGCGGCCGTGCGCCAGCGCGTCCAGAAGCTGCTCGACCAAGGCGTGATGCAGATCGTCGCCGTCACGGACCCGCTCACCGTGGGCTTCCGCAGGCAGGCGATGGTCGGCATCAACGTCGAGGGCGATGTGGACCCGGTCGCGGACGCCGTGGCCGCCATGCCGGAGGCCGAGTACGTGGTGATGACCGCGGGCTCGCACGACCTCCTCGTGGAGATCGTCTGCGAAGACGACGACCACCTGCTCGACGTCATCAACAAGCGCATCCGCGCCCTCCCCGGCGTGCGCTCCACCGAGAGCTTCGTCTACCTCAAGCTCAAGAAGCAGACCTATATGTGGGGAACCCGATAG
- a CDS encoding gamma-aminobutyraldehyde dehydrogenase → MTTELRRLRNYINGEFRDAADGRTTEVINPATGEAYATAPLSGQADVDAAMKAAADAFPAWRDQTPAERQKALLKIADAFEERAEELIAAEVENTGKPIGLTRSEEIPPMVDQIRFFAGAARMLEGRAAGEYMEGLTSIIRREPIGVCAQVAPWNYPMMMGVWKFAPALAAGNTVVLKPSDTTPASTVLMAEIIGSIVPPGVFNVVTGDRDTGRLMVEHPTPAMASITGSVRAGMQVAESASKDLKRVHLELGGKAPVVVFEDTDIAKAVEDISMAGFFNAGQDCTAATRVLVHEAIHDEFVTALAKAAADTKTGQPDDEDVLYGPLNNANQLKQVSGFIERLPAHAKVEAGGQRVGEKGYFYAPTVVSGLKQDDEIIQNEVFGPVITVQSFTDEAQAVEYANGVDYALASSVWTKDHARAMRMSKVLDFGCVWINTHIPLVAEMPHGGFKKSGYGKDLSAYGFDDYTRIKHVMTSIEG, encoded by the coding sequence GTGACCACCGAGCTGCGCCGTCTGCGCAACTACATCAACGGAGAATTCCGGGACGCGGCCGACGGACGGACCACCGAGGTGATCAATCCGGCGACCGGCGAGGCCTACGCCACCGCGCCGCTGTCCGGCCAGGCCGACGTCGATGCGGCCATGAAGGCCGCCGCCGACGCGTTCCCCGCCTGGCGCGACCAGACGCCCGCCGAGCGGCAGAAGGCCCTGCTGAAGATCGCCGACGCGTTCGAGGAGCGGGCCGAGGAACTCATCGCCGCCGAGGTCGAGAACACGGGCAAGCCGATCGGACTCACGCGGTCCGAGGAGATCCCGCCCATGGTCGACCAGATCCGCTTCTTCGCGGGCGCGGCCCGGATGCTCGAAGGCCGCGCGGCCGGCGAGTACATGGAGGGCCTCACCTCCATCATCCGCCGCGAGCCGATCGGCGTCTGCGCCCAGGTCGCGCCGTGGAACTACCCGATGATGATGGGCGTATGGAAGTTCGCCCCGGCGCTCGCGGCCGGTAACACGGTCGTGCTGAAGCCGTCGGACACCACCCCCGCCTCGACCGTCCTGATGGCCGAGATCATCGGCTCCATCGTGCCGCCCGGCGTCTTCAACGTCGTCACGGGCGACCGCGACACCGGCCGCCTGATGGTGGAGCACCCGACCCCCGCGATGGCCTCCATCACCGGCTCCGTGCGCGCCGGCATGCAGGTCGCCGAGTCCGCGTCCAAGGACCTCAAGCGGGTCCACCTGGAGCTCGGCGGCAAGGCTCCGGTCGTCGTCTTCGAGGACACCGACATCGCCAAGGCCGTCGAGGACATCTCGATGGCGGGCTTCTTCAACGCCGGCCAGGACTGTACGGCCGCCACGCGCGTGCTCGTCCACGAGGCCATCCACGACGAGTTCGTGACGGCGCTCGCCAAGGCCGCCGCCGACACGAAGACCGGGCAGCCGGACGACGAGGACGTGCTCTACGGCCCGCTCAACAACGCCAACCAGCTGAAGCAGGTCTCCGGCTTCATCGAGCGGCTGCCCGCGCACGCCAAGGTCGAGGCGGGCGGTCAGCGGGTCGGCGAGAAGGGCTACTTCTACGCCCCGACCGTCGTCTCGGGCCTCAAGCAGGACGACGAGATCATCCAGAACGAGGTCTTCGGACCCGTCATCACCGTCCAGTCCTTCACGGACGAGGCGCAGGCCGTCGAGTACGCGAACGGCGTGGACTACGCGCTCGCCTCCTCGGTGTGGACCAAGGACCACGCGCGCGCGATGCGGATGTCCAAGGTGCTCGACTTCGGCTGCGTGTGGATCAACACGCACATTCCCCTCGTGGCGGAGATGCCGCACGGCGGGTTCAAGAAGTCGGGCTACGGCAAGGACCTTTCGGCGTACGGGTTCGACGACTACACCCGCATCAAGCACGTGATGACGTCCATCGAGGGCTAG